Genomic segment of Sander lucioperca isolate FBNREF2018 chromosome 20, SLUC_FBN_1.2, whole genome shotgun sequence:
tggcacggcaagatgtccagactagtgcaacagtaactttcgttttttgcgtcctgctgctcccatcatcagccaggtaatgttttttttactaaagcagtatatgaaatcagatgtattacctatcaccatttagttgttttgttttatttaagatatttataaaatatctggtcatgccaggtctaattattccactaatcttttaaacaatgcaattacccgtttcagccaccagggggcagtgctcctcctgccccgtcagcaaactccgcgtatgcagtcagaaccatctgctagggggccgagactgagagctacatggataaatatgcaccaaacaagccactttgaaattttgctcttttcatgaataaaaaagttgggtgacctcCCCGcccagacaaaaaaatgttggatgaccctcccctcagcaaaaaaataaaaagacatgaccctcccctattttcctccggtggtccattccataaataccgaacggtcccttaacAAATCGGGTACTGTTTCCTCGCATGaacatggacgcctggccaattgTAACTCCTGTAATTAatctccatgccttctcttttctggcggcCCCTCCAGAACGCAGCGCAGATGCGCCcagtggaaaataggggtaatGGTACGTGTCCATATAGGCGCCCGCTTTGCAGCATTGCATGCTAGTGGGCTTGCCACTAGCAGCTATAAGTTTCTCTtcaatgaccactgacaagcaaggAAAACTCATAAACTACACCCTCATACAAGCCCGATGGCTGCACCTGAGGCTGTCTGCTCCCAGATTTCAAAAtggaccataatggcggctcgtttggaacacgaaaatagttcaccgaaacgtgtttctgaaaaatttttattcgttttttgtGTTAGGCgctgcagttgctgaatctgtctttatttcagatcatTTCATTTCAGGCATTTCAAAAGATTTTCTTGAGCTTTTGAGGGCCCTCTAGCCGAGTCAgacgctcctcatttgcataatgtTGAATTCAggcaactttatgcaaatgaggagtggGCAGCTCGGCTCGGCCCTGCTCCTCCAAAGTTCCCCCAACGCTACCACGatgcattgcacggctgctcccatagaaatgaatgggaagcgtggAAATGACGCTGACAGTGGGCACGTACTATAATAGTACTGTAGCACCAAGGAGCCTCCTACACATGGTAATATGTGCTAGTCGTGAGCGTGATTATTTTTTTGCTctgttactactgtagctagtGCTTGTGTTTTTTGGTTTCGGAAAGGCTAAGAAGACAACCCTCTTTAAACACTTTAAATCAGAGTATCTCAATTACTGCAGCCCCTTCAAACTTCAACGTGGAGATCCAAAGCTTGACAGACCTGCGGCCTTGCCTACTTAACTTACTGTACGTCTGCTAAGCTACAGTCTTGCAtctgatgtcaggctttatcttaaaaatgtatttccgttgatccagactagctAAGCTATGATTAGACAATCCATGTTAGGGGAGGGCTTTAGTGAATGAACAATTTTTCATGTGTCAAAGaagtatttatttgtctttattgaCATGACTGAAAATGACTTAGTGAAAACTTTGGTTCTCTCCTCAATCAGGTGACGCTGGTTCACCCTAGTGAGGCTATCCCAGTGCTGAACCGGCTAAACAGCGAACAGCCTGACAGGCTTTACTTTAAGAGCCTCTTCCGCTCTGGCTCAATCTCTGAAACTAGCATCTGTAACGTCTGCCTACGTCCAACCCAGCCGCTGTGCAACTACACTGACCTCCGTACAGGCGAGCCTTGGTTCTGCTACAAGCCAAAGAAGCTGAGCTGTGATGCCAGGATCAACCACGCAATGGGAAAATACGAACAAACCTTCAGGGCCAATGAGGATAAGCTCTTTCAAAGGtgacagagcagagagacagggcTGACATTTTGTGTGACTTCTAATGAACACATTCATCTAATGTTACCTATGTAGCTCCTTGGTGGAAGTTTCACAAGTGTGTAACAAAGGGCAGTTAAGATTCAATCTAAATAGATTAAAAGTTTAGATAATACAAATCAAAATAATCAATTTGAAACATACTAGTTGATTTTCAGTTAGACCATTGAATAGTGTTTGCTGTGATTGATTTGGGGGCAGCACAACAAGCTATACCTTATAATTTGTGAAGTTTAATCAGAGCTTGAGAcgatgaaaacagctgcctgctgcttctTATCAAAAAGATGTTGAGAGCCGTGAGACCTTTAACCAAAACCATTAGATTGGGATGCTACAACACTGTAGAGCTGAGAGGAACTGCGAGGTCAGGTGATCATTGTCATCATCACTGCGAGCGACCCATTGCTTATATGAATATAttaattagtgcagctttatCTCATGAAATggatttaaagattattttttggccatttttaggcctttattgacaggacagctgaagaaatgaaaggggagagagaggggggaatgacatgcagcaaagggccgcaggacgaagtcgaacctgggcccgctgcgtcgaggagtaaacctctatatatgggcacctgctctaccaactgagctatccgggcgcccacgAAATGGTTTTTTAAAGGCTATGTTTTGTGTAATTATGTATGAACTTTCAAGGAGTTTTTTCAAATTTTAGTGCTTGAATTTGTAGTTTAAACTTAATGAAATTATTTCAAATGCCTGCCTTCTTTTTGTGTGCTCTTCTTCAGGGGTGTCAACTTGAAAGTCTTCATTCGGGCTTCAGGACCTAATATTGTCACCATGTTGCCAAAAATGAAAGGTAAAGCAGGGTGTTCATTTTCTGCCACCACAGGAAGTTATATATTTAGTATCGATAGTAAGGATAGTCCATAATAAAGGAAaacgatttttaaaaataaccCTGCCCTTATCATTTAACTTCCTCTCAGGCCAATCAGAGGTGAAGAGCAGCAGCATGAAGTCGGGACCCTCTGGTTATTACTACCAGGGTGTGTGGCGAGCACTCGGTGGTACCACAGTTCGGCAATTTGACAACTCTGCCATCATTCAGTGTCTGAAAGGCAAGGGGGTCTACATGTATGGAGACTCTACCGTCAGGCAGTTTTTTGAGTACCTCAACGCAGCACTACCAGGTAACtgaacagtttgattttgagTTTTTAGAAGTCCATGTGATTCAATTCCATAAATTTGGTGATAGAGATGATTTAAATAGCTCAATCTCCAAACTACCCCTGCTACGCAAAAATCCTGGAATCTGTGGTAAACAACCAACTCAAGTCTTTTCTTGCAAGTCACTCAGTTTTAAGCCTGTACCAGTCTGGATTTAGAGCTAATCACAGCACTATTTCAGCAGTTACAGTAGTTACAAATGATATAATATCTCATTCTGCATTAGATAAGATTAGATAAGAAACACTGTGCTGCCCTTTTGGTGGGTCTGTCAAAAGCATTTGACACAGTTTATCATCCTTTGCTTTTACAATAATGATGTAGTATCGGTTTGGGCAGAAAGGCTTGTGACTGGTTTCAAAGTTGTCTGGTTGTGTTTGAGAGGCTTCAGTGTGTAAATTCAGGAGGTGCACAATCAGAGTTTTGGCTGGTAACAAAGGGTGTGCCGCAATGTTTCATTTTAGGTCCACTCCTTTTCACCATTTTTATCAAAAATATTGTCTCTTCTTTGAATGGTTTTCAAGCTCATCTTTATGCTGATGATACTATTATATATCGTGTTGCTGATTCTGTGCAACTGGCCATAGAGAGCCTGCAACTTTCTTTTAATGCTCTTTGAGAAGCTCTTATTagtaagtttgtttttttagtttaaagAACATACCACTCAGCCCTGGGGATTATTACCAGTGACAGCTACAATATACACTATTAAATCCTCTATGGTAAGGTCAGTTGGTCCTCTCTAATACGAGAGAGACGTAATCACTATTATCTGTATATCTTTAAAGCCCTGCTCGGAAAATTACCCTTATATCTTACATCTATGTTGAATGTTCCAATATATGATGGTAATTTTTCTGGTCCAATTTTAACTCGCTCCAGGTGCTGGGTGGTTCCCCATGACCTAAAATGTAATACTTAAAGATACTTTAGGACTCTACTTAATAACCATCCACTATCCTTCTGTAACAGTTTGAACTGATATTGTTGTTTGTATGATTGTATTTCTATTTCAACTGGTTTGTTATTGATTGTTTGATGTCTTTGTTCATGCTCAGCAGCATTAAAAATGAGGGTCTCCCTCAACTAATTCCCGCGAGTCTTCaataaaggtttaaaaatgaaGACAAGAATTGTTCACACTGCAGCTTAATCTTTTCCCTCTGTAATACTTTCAGACCTTAAGGAGTTTGACCTGCACAGCCCGAAGAAAGCTGGACCGTACATCTCCTTGGACTATGCAAACAACATCTTGTTGATGTCACGCTTCCATGGTCCTCCTATCCGTATTGTCCCTGTCTCAACCAGCGAGCTTCGTTACATTGCCAATGAAATTGATGGCTTAGTTGGAGGCACGAACACTGTTGTAATTTTTGGTATTTGGGCTCACTTTGGAACTTTCCCCATGGAGATCTACATCCGGCGGCTGCAGAACATCCGCAGGGCGGTGGCGCGGCTGCTAGACAGGGCTCCAGGCACGGTGGTCATCATCCGGACAGGGAACGCCAAAGTTTTGTCACTTAGTGTGTCGCTAACCAACAGCGACTGGCACTCGCTGCAGTGTAACAAGGTGCTCAGAGCCGTGTTCAAAGGACTGAACGTTCATCTGATCGATGCCTGGGAGATGGTTTTTGCCCACCAACTGCCACACGACCTCCACCCACCATCTCCTATAATTAAAAATATGATTAACGTTATTTTGTCCTACGTGTGCCCTCAAAAGGGCGactagatgtgtgtgtgttgggggagaGGAGTGGGGATTAAAACGCAACCTGTTTTTACCAAGTGTTGGATTTTTCCTTCAGCAGTCCATGCACTGACTAGACTAACTACaatgtttctatttttattttcagtcaGGGAATGTTGAGTGAGCACAAAAGAAACAAGACTGGATGGAAAGCAGCTCCAAGGCCAATGGCTTAATAATCACACttatcacatactgtacaacttCATGCCCAAGTTTTGGGATTGTCAAGAAAAAATTCCAGCCAGGCAGGAAATCACAAACCAATGCAGAATCTGATTAAGCAGATTAAGACAAGATAGTATTGCCATGGAACTTCCTCCTTACATAATTCATAGTCAGTCTATGAAAGAAACGATGGGGTTCTAATGACAATAGGCTGggatttaaagcaacactagagaactttacCCCCTTCGGTCCCCCTACCTGTAGGGCCTACAGGTTGtgtcattggaactacagcttgcgctacccgatctggcaaacttgcataatgttaTGTAATTGGCAATtttgcttccaacctgtagggggaccgaagttggaaaaaatcttttagtgttgctttaaagacaCTCATCCAGCAGTTACCTGTACTCTGCTGGTTTGACTCCAAGGTGCGATCTGGTCACTGTAGATCACCATAGTTTTCTTGTGCAATTAGTGTTTCAAGAAACAAGTTAGGGTACAAATATACTTTACCTTCCTGGTCAAATAAATTCTGGATCTGACAACTTATCTTGTCACTTCTTCTTCTAGCCTGACTTGGACACCTTCTGTAATTCCACatcattataaatgaaactcaCACTATAAACTTGAATTAATCAAGTGGAACTTTAACCATTTACTTTTGGGAGAATATTACTAATATTCAAACATCTGTTGAAACGTCATGTTTAATATTTTGTAGTGCTGCTATGTTGTTTTCAACagctctttgttttgttttaatgatCAGTAAGTTTTCAAATGAGGGTTGCATGAACTGCAATCAAGGCACATGTATTTATATTACACATTTTATACAAAGGGTAAATTCAAAGCAGTAAATTCACTGACAAAGCAGATGGATATGGCGTCACCTTGTGTAATGTTTACAATGCAGATCATTGGCATTAGGTCTGGCAATATGAGTAATTAGTCCATACATGCGAAATGAAATTATATTGGCCTCCAATCCAAATTTTACCCTATCACTATCCTATGCTTATACCACAGATAAACCTAGTAACCCTCGCCCCCTAAAAACAACAATGGGACACCCTCTGGGAAAAGAACATTAGATCTGGATCTCTTCAAAGATCAATACTTATCATATTAATACTTATTACTACCCATCACTAATGAATAGGCTAGATTGCCTTATAACCTTATCACCAGTGGGAGGCAGCAATGGCATATCAGTGCCTAGTCTGCCAACagaagaacttttttttttttttcaacaaaaggTGCAAGTTCTTAAACACAGTCCAGGCTTGTTTGGATTTCACATTTTTCTCCAGTTTTTTTGGCAAATATCTCCAGCAGGTGCcggtaacaacaacaacagaaatgtCTCCAGccataaaatgaaaatggagAAGAGGCTTCTGACAACAAATCGTAACTTCTTGTTTTGAATATGCATATGTTTAACGTTGTGGGACTGCAAGCATGACAATCATAAGAATGATATGTTTAGATTAAGACTCAAAGCTCACAGATGTAAGCTAAAGCTGAATACAACTGCAAGGAGACAATCTTCCATTCCTTTACTGTtgtttactctgtgtgtgtgtgtgtgtgtgtgtgtgtgtgtgtgtgtgtgtgtgtgtgttgttggcctgtcaaatctgactcctaTTAATTAATTCCTGCGCCTTCTTTAAtcggacttaagtttaccagaacacaagaatcaatctgagacgaagagttcagttaagcaaatTTACTGAGTACAGCATAAGACAGGGCTCTCAAGTGTCACGCATTGAGCGTGACACATTGTATTTCTCACGTGGAAAAActattttataatatatttaataagcTGCAGCGCCCAAAATTTCTCTGGCGCGCCGCTCTCACT
This window contains:
- the LOC116054798 gene encoding NXPE family member 3-like produces the protein MKNIMKARDCIRKEYSAIFLFLAVAVLILVLRNMEVLETPSQFQHEVNSTIIVPRVSTVPDVHRGFCTFQPLSPNDALEERLLLDSIAWPGTSLLPAPLSLEKTSDPAHSSFTILPGRGGGQWHVGDQLEVRIKISDFQGHPKKSGGDFLLARLHNPKFGAGVVGQVVDHLNGSYSAVFPLPWEGDAQVEVTLVHPSEAIPVLNRLNSEQPDRLYFKSLFRSGSISETSICNVCLRPTQPLCNYTDLRTGEPWFCYKPKKLSCDARINHAMGKYEQTFRANEDKLFQRGVNLKVFIRASGPNIVTMLPKMKGQSEVKSSSMKSGPSGYYYQGVWRALGGTTVRQFDNSAIIQCLKGKGVYMYGDSTVRQFFEYLNAALPDLKEFDLHSPKKAGPYISLDYANNILLMSRFHGPPIRIVPVSTSELRYIANEIDGLVGGTNTVVIFGIWAHFGTFPMEIYIRRLQNIRRAVARLLDRAPGTVVIIRTGNAKVLSLSVSLTNSDWHSLQCNKVLRAVFKGLNVHLIDAWEMVFAHQLPHDLHPPSPIIKNMINVILSYVCPQKGD